Proteins from a single region of Rhodovibrio salinarum DSM 9154:
- a CDS encoding RNA methyltransferase produces MAREKPLPVPDGPQPAIVLVRPQLGQNIGMAARAMLNCGLSDLRLVAPRDGWPNADAQAAAVNARAVVDQARVYDSTHEAVAEMARVYATTARARDQVKWVLTPRATGADLRAAVRDEGPAAVLFGPEKQGLENDEVALADTLIRAPLNPGFTSLNLAQAVLMIAYEWWTAEEASPAVKLVSGRQNSGRAARVEEFDNFMARLEARLEAAGYFNIPEKRPAMVRNLRNIFARARPTAAEIDSLHGMVKALWEAPKVTRRPREQERETDD; encoded by the coding sequence ATGGCCCGCGAAAAGCCGCTGCCCGTGCCGGATGGGCCGCAGCCGGCGATTGTGCTGGTGCGCCCGCAGTTGGGCCAGAACATCGGTATGGCCGCGCGCGCGATGTTGAACTGCGGCCTGTCCGACCTGCGCCTCGTGGCCCCGCGTGATGGCTGGCCGAACGCGGACGCGCAGGCCGCCGCGGTGAACGCCCGCGCCGTGGTCGATCAGGCCCGGGTCTACGACAGTACCCACGAGGCGGTGGCGGAGATGGCGCGCGTCTATGCCACCACCGCCCGCGCGCGCGATCAGGTGAAATGGGTGCTGACCCCGCGAGCGACCGGTGCCGATCTGCGTGCGGCGGTACGCGACGAGGGGCCGGCGGCGGTGTTGTTCGGTCCGGAAAAGCAGGGGTTGGAGAACGACGAGGTCGCGCTGGCCGACACGCTGATCCGAGCCCCGCTCAACCCCGGCTTCACCTCCCTCAACCTGGCGCAGGCGGTGTTGATGATCGCCTACGAATGGTGGACGGCGGAGGAGGCCAGTCCGGCGGTCAAGCTGGTCAGCGGCCGGCAGAACAGCGGCCGGGCGGCACGGGTGGAGGAGTTCGACAACTTCATGGCCCGGCTGGAAGCGCGGCTGGAAGCGGCCGGCTATTTCAACATCCCGGAGAAGCGCCCGGCGATGGTGCGCAACCTGCGCAACATCTTCGCCCGCGCCCGCCCGACGGCGGCGGAGATCGATAGCCTGCACGGCATGGTCAAGGCGCTCTGGGAAGCCCCCAAGGTGACCCGTCGCCCGCGCGAGCAGGAGCGCGAGACCGACGATTGA